The region GCCATGCGCGGCTGAAGCATTTCATCCAGGAATGGGAGGGCACCCTCTTTGAATCCACGCTTCAGCAGTTTCAAACCGAATTCAACACTTTGAAACCATTGACACACCCCGGTTTTCTCTTTGACAGGCTTTGTGGGAAGGTGTTATTGTCTTTTTTCGAGGCCCTGAAGGAGCCTGCCGGGAACCGCTAACATTCGATTTCGCCATCACTGGCGGGGGCATGATGCTTGTCCATCTCGTCATCACCGATTTTGCCATCATCAAACATCTGGATCTGTCCCTGAGGGCGGGACTCAACATCCTCTCCGGTGAAACCGGCGCTGGAAAATCCATCATTATCAATGCCATCAACCTGATTCTCGGGGGCCGCTCGACAGCCGATCTTATCCGAACCGGGTGCACCGAGGCCGTGGTGGAAGGGCTCTTTGTCCTCCCACGAACCCCGGGCCTGGTGGACCTGCTGGAAGAGGCGGGCATCTCCTTTGACGGCGAGCTGCTGATAAAGCGATCCATCTCCCGTGAAGGGAGGAACCGGGTGTTTATCAACGGGTCGCTGGCCACCCTTCAGACACTTTCCCGCCTGGGGCCGAGGCTCCTCAGCATCTCCGGCCAGTATGCGCATCAGCTCCTTTTGAGACCGGAAAATCACCTCTATCTCTTAGATGAATTCAGCGGTCTTTCAGCGGAGCGTGTGGCGCTGGGCATGCTCTTTGACAGGCACTGCGCCCTGAAAGGAGAGATCATGTCCCTGGAAGCGGAGATCAGGTCACAGAAGGAGAGGGAGGAGTTGACCCGGTTTCAGATCCGGGAGATAGAGATGGCCGGCCCGGTCCCGGGCGAAGACGATCTTCTGGAAGAAGAGATGCGGCGTCTTCAACATGCGGAGGAACTCCTGGAGATTGCGGCAACCGGGTACCAGATCCTGTACGAAGACCAGAATTCCGCGCTTTCATCCGTGGCCGTCTGTGTTAAGACACTGGAAAAGGGATCGCGAATAGCCCCGGAACTGGCCTCTGTAAAGGCCTCTCTGTCGGACATGGAGGCACAGATAGAAGATCTCTCTTTTGCCCTCAGGGATTTTCGAGAGTCGGTACAGGTGGATCCCCAGCGCCTGAATCAGGTGGTGGAACGGCTGGACCTCCTGAAGAAACTCAAGCGAAAATACGGCGCCACCGTTGAAGATATCCTCGGGTTCAAAGAGACCCTGGCCTCAACCATGTTCGATCTGGAAGGAAAGGTCCAGGATCTTGGCCGGCTGAACCATGAACTGGCGGAAATGGCATCCGAACTCCTTGAAAAGGCCGAGACCCTTTCCCAAAATCGACAAAACGGGGCCGAGGATTTCAGGCGGGCCGTGGAGATGGAACTCCGCCAGCTTCATATGAAAGACACCCGGTTCAGCGTGGCATTTAAAGGCCGCAGGGAGGAGAACGGGCGCCCGGTGGAGGCAATTGTGGAGGATATGCGGCCCGACGGACTCGACCATGTGGAATTCATGATCTCTCCGAATCCGGGCGAGGAATTAAAACCCCTGTCAAGAATCGCCTCTGGCGGCGAACTCTCACGAATCATGCTGGCCGTCCGGACCATCCTTTCGAGGTCGGCCTCGGTGGAAACCGTTATCTTCGACGAGGTCGATGCCGGGATCAGCGGGGCCACGGCCGAGGTGGTAGGGGAGAAGATCGCTGCTTTGGCGCTGTATCATCAGATCGTGTGTATCACCCACCTCCCCCAGATCGCGTCACAGGGGACGACGCATTTTGTGGTCAAAAAGGAGGTCATGGAGGGACGAACCGAGGCGGCCATTACGGAATTGAGCCCCGAGGCGAGGACCCGGGAGATTGCCAGGCTGCTGGGCGGGCGGCGTATCACCTCCCGGGCCCTGGCCCATGCCAGGGAGATGCTGCAGCAGGGAACCCATCCGAAGGAAGACAGCGGCAAGCGGGAAAGCTCAAAGCTGGAAGCAATCACCAGGAAAGGCGCCCGGAATTGAATACAATTACCAGAGATAAATCTGATGAAAGAGATCGCCGTTACCGATATTGAAGGGATCAGCGTCGGCCACGCACAGGATCTGAAGGCCGCCACCGGATGCACCGTGATCATCGGCCGGGAAGGGGTGACCGCCGGCGTGGATGTTCGGGGCGGGGCCCCCGGTACAAGAGAAACCGATCTGCTGGACCCGGTCAACCTGGTCCAGCAGATCCATGGGGTGGTGCTGAGCGGCGGCAGTTCCTTCGGCCTGGACGCCGCATGCGGCGTCATGCAGTATCTGGAGGAAGAGGGGATCGGGTTTGACGCCGGGGTTACAAAGATCCCGATAGTGTGCGGGGCGGTCCTGTTCGATCTGGCCGTTGGCGACTACACTGTAAGACCCGACCGAAAAATGGGCCATGCGGCCTGCCTGGACGCCGGTATCCCAGGGTGCGCCGAAGGGTGTGTGGGGGCCGGGGCCGGCGCCACGGTCGGCAAGATCCTCGGCATGGACAGATGCATGAAGAGCGGTTTGGGCGCAATCTGTGTTCGGACGGGCGAGCTTGAAATGGGGGCAATCGTGGCGGTCAACTGCCTGGGCGATGTGATTGATCCGGAAACCGGGGAGACCCTGGCAGGTGTGTTGGATGAAGAGGGAAAGGGCCGTCTAAACACGGAAGAGATCATGGTTCGACAATTCGCCCACCGCAGGATGACGTTCGGCGGGAATACCACCATCGGGAGTGTCGTCACCAATGCCAGGCTTACCAAACCGGAGGCCAAAAAGGTGGCATCCATGGCCCATAATGGATACGGAAGGACCTTGAGACCGGCCCATTCCATGTTTGACGGGGATACGATCTTTGCCCTGGCAACGGGCCGGGTGGATGCGGATGTAAGCGTGGTCGGGATGTTGGCCGCACGGGTGGTGGAACAGGCTGTCGTCAGGGCCGTAAAGAAGGCCACGTCCCTCTGCGGGCTCAAGGCCTACTCGGATATCGCCGGTTAGATGGTCTCCGATCGAAACCCCCTCACCGGGATTTCTGGTCATCATTATTCGGTAATCGGGGCCACGTTCTTGTTCTTTATGCTCGAATCGTCGCGTTTCCCCCTCAGCGTCTCCTTAACCGGTCCTTTCCTGCCGACCAACACCTTCATGGCCCGGCTCCATCGGTCGATCCTGGAGAGGGTATGCTCCAGGACCTCTTCAATGTCTTCGGCCTTGAGGGGCTTCAACAGAAAATCAGAGGCGCCCTCGTCGAGGGCCTCGATCAGATTGTCCAACTGGTCGGAAGCAGTGGCCATGATCACCTGAACGCGATTTTTATACCTCTTTTTTATTTCCCGCAGAAGATCTATGCCGTCCACCTCCGGCATCATGAGATCGGTGATAACGATCACGAAATTCTGTTTTTCCAGCGCATCCAGGGCCTCTCTTGCCGAATAGACGCATTCCATCCGCCAGTTTTTCAGATGATGTCGCAGAATCCTGTGGGCTACCGGATCATCATCGACAAAGAGAATGGGGGCTTCAGGATTTCGAATCTCGGGGTTTTTTGTCATTTTACCGGTCTGCACTGCTGACGGTATCGGCTCCAAATATGCCGTGGGATTCAAACTGCAAGAAAAGCCGAATATCGGCGTTTCGGCTTTCTGAAACGGCCTGGCCGAAAATGGAGGTTGACGTTGATCGATTATTCACCGATAAGCCTCTGAAGGCACGGCAAGGACCCGACAGGGCTGTATTTAAAGAGCTGCAACCACACCGGACCCTGTAGACACTTACAACGATTTAGACTGAAAATCAAACAGAAATGAGGGCGGGGAAAATTCTTTTCCACGGCCGTGTACGGAAGATCGCGGCAGTTAAGGATTTGACAACGGGTGCCTGCCTGATATATCCTTTGTGGTGCCTGCACCCATTAACATTCTAGGCGGTATATGTCATGGCACAAGATTTTTACGGGATTCTGGGGGTGTCTAAAGATGCCTCTCACGACAAGATAAGAAAGGCATATCGTAAGCTGGCCCGAAAATGGCACCCCGACATCAACCCGGGAAACAAAGAGGCCGAGCAGAAGTTCAAGGAGATTTCCCGGGCCTATGAGTGCCTTGGAAAT is a window of Deltaproteobacteria bacterium DNA encoding:
- the recN gene encoding DNA repair protein RecN → MMLVHLVITDFAIIKHLDLSLRAGLNILSGETGAGKSIIINAINLILGGRSTADLIRTGCTEAVVEGLFVLPRTPGLVDLLEEAGISFDGELLIKRSISREGRNRVFINGSLATLQTLSRLGPRLLSISGQYAHQLLLRPENHLYLLDEFSGLSAERVALGMLFDRHCALKGEIMSLEAEIRSQKEREELTRFQIREIEMAGPVPGEDDLLEEEMRRLQHAEELLEIAATGYQILYEDQNSALSSVAVCVKTLEKGSRIAPELASVKASLSDMEAQIEDLSFALRDFRESVQVDPQRLNQVVERLDLLKKLKRKYGATVEDILGFKETLASTMFDLEGKVQDLGRLNHELAEMASELLEKAETLSQNRQNGAEDFRRAVEMELRQLHMKDTRFSVAFKGRREENGRPVEAIVEDMRPDGLDHVEFMISPNPGEELKPLSRIASGGELSRIMLAVRTILSRSASVETVIFDEVDAGISGATAEVVGEKIAALALYHQIVCITHLPQIASQGTTHFVVKKEVMEGRTEAAITELSPEARTREIARLLGGRRITSRALAHAREMLQQGTHPKEDSGKRESSKLEAITRKGARN
- a CDS encoding P1 family peptidase; this translates as MKEIAVTDIEGISVGHAQDLKAATGCTVIIGREGVTAGVDVRGGAPGTRETDLLDPVNLVQQIHGVVLSGGSSFGLDAACGVMQYLEEEGIGFDAGVTKIPIVCGAVLFDLAVGDYTVRPDRKMGHAACLDAGIPGCAEGCVGAGAGATVGKILGMDRCMKSGLGAICVRTGELEMGAIVAVNCLGDVIDPETGETLAGVLDEEGKGRLNTEEIMVRQFAHRRMTFGGNTTIGSVVTNARLTKPEAKKVASMAHNGYGRTLRPAHSMFDGDTIFALATGRVDADVSVVGMLAARVVEQAVVRAVKKATSLCGLKAYSDIAG
- a CDS encoding response regulator, which produces MTKNPEIRNPEAPILFVDDDPVAHRILRHHLKNWRMECVYSAREALDALEKQNFVIVITDLMMPEVDGIDLLREIKKRYKNRVQVIMATASDQLDNLIEALDEGASDFLLKPLKAEDIEEVLEHTLSRIDRWSRAMKVLVGRKGPVKETLRGKRDDSSIKNKNVAPITE